Proteins from one Vespa crabro chromosome 11, iyVesCrab1.2, whole genome shotgun sequence genomic window:
- the LOC124427970 gene encoding uncharacterized Golgi apparatus membrane protein-like protein CG5021 isoform X2 has protein sequence MASASVPLLMDDDTIAFGEEDDAVHNDKLKHPYVTIFHLAFRISAIIVYMMCQLFSNSFIASFVVVVLLLSMDFWTVKNITGRLMVGLRWWNYIDDNGKSNWVFESKKNRINIAEARIFWLALILCPLLWSVLFVTALFRLNFQWLLLVCIAIILNGANLYGYVKCKMGSNQYISTATSDFFKKQIIQNVASMMTRSPPTNNPNQQTNVI, from the exons GTACCCTTACTGATGGATGACGATACTATAGCCTTCGGGGAGGAGGATGATGCTGTTCATAATGATAAACTCAA GCATCCATACGTCACCATATTCCATCTTGCATTTAGAATATCAGCTATAATAGTTTATATGATGtgtcaattattttcaaatagttTTATTGCAAgtttcgtcgttgtcgtatTACTTTTGTCCATGGACTTTTGGactgttaaaaatataaccGGAAGACTGATGGTTGGACTTAGATGGTGGAATTATATTGATGACAATGGAAAGAGTAATTGGGTATTTGAATCTAAAAAG AACCGTATTAACATAGCGGAGGCACGTATCTTCTGGTTGGCATTGATACTGTGCCCACTTTTGTGGTCAGTATTATTTGTTACAGCATTGTTtcgtttaaattttcaatggCTATTACTCGTATGTATTGCAATCATTTTAAACGGAGCTAATCTTTATGGATATGTGAAATGTAAAATGGGAAGTAACCAGTATATCTCAACAGCTACCAGTGATTTCTTTAAGAAACAAATCATACAAAAT gttGCATCTATGATGACGAGAAGCCCACCAACAAATAATCCAAATCAACAGACTAATGTAATATAA
- the LOC124427970 gene encoding uncharacterized Golgi apparatus membrane protein-like protein CG5021 isoform X1 — protein sequence MASASVPLLMDDDTIAFGEEDDAVHNDKLKHPYVTIFHLAFRISAIIVYMMCQLFSNSFIASFVVVVLLLSMDFWTVKNITGRLMVGLRWWNYIDDNGKSNWVFESKKGPQQNRINIAEARIFWLALILCPLLWSVLFVTALFRLNFQWLLLVCIAIILNGANLYGYVKCKMGSNQYISTATSDFFKKQIIQNVASMMTRSPPTNNPNQQTNVI from the exons GTACCCTTACTGATGGATGACGATACTATAGCCTTCGGGGAGGAGGATGATGCTGTTCATAATGATAAACTCAA GCATCCATACGTCACCATATTCCATCTTGCATTTAGAATATCAGCTATAATAGTTTATATGATGtgtcaattattttcaaatagttTTATTGCAAgtttcgtcgttgtcgtatTACTTTTGTCCATGGACTTTTGGactgttaaaaatataaccGGAAGACTGATGGTTGGACTTAGATGGTGGAATTATATTGATGACAATGGAAAGAGTAATTGGGTATTTGAATCTAAAAAG GGTCCCCAACAGAACCGTATTAACATAGCGGAGGCACGTATCTTCTGGTTGGCATTGATACTGTGCCCACTTTTGTGGTCAGTATTATTTGTTACAGCATTGTTtcgtttaaattttcaatggCTATTACTCGTATGTATTGCAATCATTTTAAACGGAGCTAATCTTTATGGATATGTGAAATGTAAAATGGGAAGTAACCAGTATATCTCAACAGCTACCAGTGATTTCTTTAAGAAACAAATCATACAAAAT gttGCATCTATGATGACGAGAAGCCCACCAACAAATAATCCAAATCAACAGACTAATGTAATATAA
- the LOC124427970 gene encoding uncharacterized Golgi apparatus membrane protein-like protein CG5021 isoform X3, producing MDDDTIAFGEEDDAVHNDKLKHPYVTIFHLAFRISAIIVYMMCQLFSNSFIASFVVVVLLLSMDFWTVKNITGRLMVGLRWWNYIDDNGKSNWVFESKKGPQQNRINIAEARIFWLALILCPLLWSVLFVTALFRLNFQWLLLVCIAIILNGANLYGYVKCKMGSNQYISTATSDFFKKQIIQNVASMMTRSPPTNNPNQQTNVI from the exons ATGGATGACGATACTATAGCCTTCGGGGAGGAGGATGATGCTGTTCATAATGATAAACTCAA GCATCCATACGTCACCATATTCCATCTTGCATTTAGAATATCAGCTATAATAGTTTATATGATGtgtcaattattttcaaatagttTTATTGCAAgtttcgtcgttgtcgtatTACTTTTGTCCATGGACTTTTGGactgttaaaaatataaccGGAAGACTGATGGTTGGACTTAGATGGTGGAATTATATTGATGACAATGGAAAGAGTAATTGGGTATTTGAATCTAAAAAG GGTCCCCAACAGAACCGTATTAACATAGCGGAGGCACGTATCTTCTGGTTGGCATTGATACTGTGCCCACTTTTGTGGTCAGTATTATTTGTTACAGCATTGTTtcgtttaaattttcaatggCTATTACTCGTATGTATTGCAATCATTTTAAACGGAGCTAATCTTTATGGATATGTGAAATGTAAAATGGGAAGTAACCAGTATATCTCAACAGCTACCAGTGATTTCTTTAAGAAACAAATCATACAAAAT gttGCATCTATGATGACGAGAAGCCCACCAACAAATAATCCAAATCAACAGACTAATGTAATATAA